Proteins encoded by one window of Sorex araneus isolate mSorAra2 chromosome 3, mSorAra2.pri, whole genome shotgun sequence:
- the NKAPD1 gene encoding uncharacterized protein NKAPD1 isoform X1 produces the protein MSRVPLGKVLLRNVIRHTDAHNKIQEESDMWKIRELEKQMEDAYRGPKRKMLPSSSSRMRSDGFDEESQRDYWRPKNDISRTLEDDFLKVKSWNKKLYDYESNMPDRWGHSGYKELYPEEFETDSSDQQDIANGKKTSPQVKSSTHESHRHKKSKKSHKKKQKKKSHKKQKKSKKEATDTIADSSSEFSEETGASSTRKRKQSHKRKKKSRKKSLKKSASAQLEAENDSSRSADSASSSSEESEERDTKKTKRKKREKKVHTPVINSEMQERTNKRTNWKVATDERSDESSEDD, from the exons ATGTCCCGGGTTCCACTGGGGAAAGTTCTTCTGAGGAATGTCATCCGGCACACAGATGCTCACAATAAG atCCAGGAAGAATCAGATATGTGGAAAATAAGAGAATTGGAGAAACAGATGGAAGATGCATACCGGGGACCCAAAAGGAAAATGTTACCCAGTAGTTCAAG cCGGATGCGTAGTgatggttttgatgaagaaagcCAGAGAGACTATTGGAGGCCAAAAAATGACATTTCCAGGACATTGGAGGATGATTTTCTTAAGGTTAAATCCTGGAACAAGAAGTTATATGATTATGAATCTAACATGCCAGACAG ATGGGGTCACAGTGGCTATAAAGAGTTATACCCTGAAGAATTTGAAACAGACAG tagtgACCAGCAAGATATTGCCAATGGGAAAAAAACATCTCCCCAGGTAAAATCATCTACTCATGAATCTCACAGACACAAGAAGTCAAAGAAATCCcacaagaaaaagcaaaaaaagaagtcacacaaaaaacagaagaaaagcaaGAAGGAAGCCACAGATACAATAGCAGACTCTTCAAGTGAATTCTCAGAAGAAACTGGGGCTTCTAGTACCAGGAAAAGAAAGCAGTCACATAAGCGCAAGAAAAAATCCAGGAAAAAGTCTCTCAAAAAGTCTGCGTCTGCTCAGTTAGAAGCAGAAAATGACTCTTCACGGTCAGCTGATTCTGCATCTAGCAGTTCTGAGGAAAGCGAGGAAAGAGACActaaaaaaaccaaaaggaaaaagagagagaaaaaagtccaCACCCCTGTCATTAACAGTGAAATGCAGGAGAGGACAAATAAACGCACAAATTGGAAAGTGGCTACAGATGAAAGGTCTGATGAGAGTTCAGAGGATGACTGA
- the NKAPD1 gene encoding uncharacterized protein NKAPD1 isoform X2, producing the protein MSRVPLGKVLLRNVIRHTDAHNKIQEESDMWKIRELEKQMEDAYRGPKRKMLPSSSSRMRSDGFDEESQRDYWRPKNDISRTLEDDFLKVKSWNKKLYDYESNMPDRWGHSGYKELYPEEFETDSDQQDIANGKKTSPQVKSSTHESHRHKKSKKSHKKKQKKKSHKKQKKSKKEATDTIADSSSEFSEETGASSTRKRKQSHKRKKKSRKKSLKKSASAQLEAENDSSRSADSASSSSEESEERDTKKTKRKKREKKVHTPVINSEMQERTNKRTNWKVATDERSDESSEDD; encoded by the exons ATGTCCCGGGTTCCACTGGGGAAAGTTCTTCTGAGGAATGTCATCCGGCACACAGATGCTCACAATAAG atCCAGGAAGAATCAGATATGTGGAAAATAAGAGAATTGGAGAAACAGATGGAAGATGCATACCGGGGACCCAAAAGGAAAATGTTACCCAGTAGTTCAAG cCGGATGCGTAGTgatggttttgatgaagaaagcCAGAGAGACTATTGGAGGCCAAAAAATGACATTTCCAGGACATTGGAGGATGATTTTCTTAAGGTTAAATCCTGGAACAAGAAGTTATATGATTATGAATCTAACATGCCAGACAG ATGGGGTCACAGTGGCTATAAAGAGTTATACCCTGAAGAATTTGAAACAGACAG tgACCAGCAAGATATTGCCAATGGGAAAAAAACATCTCCCCAGGTAAAATCATCTACTCATGAATCTCACAGACACAAGAAGTCAAAGAAATCCcacaagaaaaagcaaaaaaagaagtcacacaaaaaacagaagaaaagcaaGAAGGAAGCCACAGATACAATAGCAGACTCTTCAAGTGAATTCTCAGAAGAAACTGGGGCTTCTAGTACCAGGAAAAGAAAGCAGTCACATAAGCGCAAGAAAAAATCCAGGAAAAAGTCTCTCAAAAAGTCTGCGTCTGCTCAGTTAGAAGCAGAAAATGACTCTTCACGGTCAGCTGATTCTGCATCTAGCAGTTCTGAGGAAAGCGAGGAAAGAGACActaaaaaaaccaaaaggaaaaagagagagaaaaaagtccaCACCCCTGTCATTAACAGTGAAATGCAGGAGAGGACAAATAAACGCACAAATTGGAAAGTGGCTACAGATGAAAGGTCTGATGAGAGTTCAGAGGATGACTGA
- the TIMM8B gene encoding mitochondrial import inner membrane translocase subunit Tim8 B, whose amino-acid sequence MAELGEADEAELQRLVAAEQQKAQFTAQVHHFMELCWDKCVDKPGSRLDSRTENCLSSCVDRFIDTTLAITSRFAQIVQKGGQ is encoded by the exons ATGGCGGAGCTGGGAGAGGCGGACGAGGCGGAATTGCAGCGCTTAGTAGCGGCCGAACAACAGAAGGCGCAGTTCACGGCACAG gTGCATCACTTCATGGAACTATGTTGGGATAAATGTGTGGATAAACCAGGAAGCCGTCTGGATTCTCGCACTGAAAATTGTCTCTCAAGCTGTGTGGATCGCTTCATTGACACTACTCTTGCTATTACTAGTCGGTTTGCCCAGATTGTACAGAAAGGAGGTCAGTAG
- the SDHD gene encoding succinate dehydrogenase [ubiquinone] cytochrome b small subunit, mitochondrial: MAVLWRLGVLCGAQGGRALLLRSQVVRPACVSAFLQDPSSIRYCGVQNIHLSPSRHAGSKAASLHWTSERVVSVLLLGLLPAAYLSPCSAIDYSLAATLSLHSHWGLGQVVTDYVPGATTQKAAKAGVLALSALTFAGLCYFNYHDVGICKAVAMLWKL, translated from the exons ATGGCGGTCCTGTGGCGGCTAGGTGTCCTCTGCGGTGCCCAAGGAGGCCGAG ctcTGTTGCTCCGAAGCCAGGTGGTCAGACCTGCTTGTGTCTCAGCATTTCTTCAGGACCCATCTTCTATAAGATATTGTGGGGTGCAGAATATTCACCTATCTCCCAGCCGCCATG CTGGTTCCAAGGCTGCATCTCTCCACTGGACTTCTGAGAGGGTAGTTAGTGTTTTGCTCCTGGGCCTACTTCCTGCTGCTTATTTGAGTCCTTGCTCTGCAATTGACTACTCACTGGCTGCAACCCTCAGTCTCCACAGCCACTG GGGCCTTGGACAAGTTGTGACTGACTATGTTCCAGGGGCTACAACACAGAAAGCTGCCAAGGCAGGCGTTTTGGCACTCTCGGCTTTAACCTTTGCTGGCCTCTGTTATTTCAACTATCATGACGTGGGGATCTGCAAAGCTGTTGCCATGCTGTGGAAGCTCTGA